A region from the Hippopotamus amphibius kiboko isolate mHipAmp2 chromosome 15, mHipAmp2.hap2, whole genome shotgun sequence genome encodes:
- the TPM4 gene encoding tropomyosin alpha-4 chain isoform X1: protein MEAIKKKMQMLKLDKENAIDRAEQAESDKKAAEEKCKQVEEELTHLQKKLKGTEDELDKYSENLKDAQEKLDLTEKKASDAEGDVAALNRRIQLVEEELDRAQERLATALQKLEEAEKAADESERGMKVIENRAMKDEEKMEIQEMQLKEAKHIAEEADRKYEEVARKLVILEGELERAEERAEVSELKCGDLEEELKNVTNNLKSLEAASEKYSEKEDKYEEEIKLLSDKLKEAETRAEFAERTVAKLEKTIDDLEEKLAQAKEENVGLHQTLDQTLNELNCI from the exons ATGGAGGCCATCAAGAAGAAGATGCAGATGCTGAAACTGGACAAAGAGAATGCCATCGACCGGGCCGAGCAGGCAGAGTCAGATAAGAAAGCCGCTGAGGAGAAGTGCAAGCAG gtggaggaggagctgaCGCACCTCCAGAAGAAGCTGAAGGGGACGGAAGATGAGCTGGACAAATACTCCGAGAACCTGAAGGACGCGCAGGAGAAGCTGGATCTGACGGAGAAGAAAGCCTCCGAC GCCGAAGGTGATGTGGCAGCTCTCAATCGACGCATCCAGCTCGTTGAGGAGGAGTTGGACAGGGCTCAGGAACGACTGGCCACAGCCctgcagaagctggaggaggcagaaaagGCTGCAGATGAGAGCGAGAG AGGAATGAAGGTGATTGAAAACCGAGCCATGAAAGATGAGGAGAAGATGGAGATTCAGGAGATGCAGCTCAAAGAAGCCAAGCACATTGCTGAGGAGGCTGACCGCAAATACGAGGAG GTAGCTCGTAAGTTGGTCATCCTGGAGGGCGAGCTGGAGAGGGCAGAGGAGCGTGCTGAAGTGTCTGAACT AAAATGTGGTGACCTGGAAGAAGAACTCAAGAATGTCACTAACAATCTGAAGTCGCTAGAGGCTGCATCTGAAAAG TATTCTGAAAAGGAGGATaaatatgaagaagaaattaaacttCTGTCTGACAAACTGAAAGAG GCTGAGACCCGTGCCGAATTTGCAGAGAGAACAGTTGCAAAACTGGAAAAGACAATTGACGACCTGGAAG AAAAACTTGCCCAGGCCAAAGAAGAGAACGTGGGCTTACATCAGACACTGGATCAGACACTAAACGAACTAAACTGTATATAA
- the TPM4 gene encoding tropomyosin alpha-4 chain isoform X2, which yields MAGLNSLEAVKRKIQALQQQADEAEDRAQGLQRELDGERERREKAEGDVAALNRRIQLVEEELDRAQERLATALQKLEEAEKAADESERGMKVIENRAMKDEEKMEIQEMQLKEAKHIAEEADRKYEEVARKLVILEGELERAEERAEVSELKCGDLEEELKNVTNNLKSLEAASEKYSEKEDKYEEEIKLLSDKLKEAETRAEFAERTVAKLEKTIDDLEEKLAQAKEENVGLHQTLDQTLNELNCI from the exons ATGGCTGGCCTCAACTCCCTGGAGGCGGTGAAACGCAAGATCCAGGCCCTGCAGCAGCAGGCGGACGAGGCGGAGGACCGCGCGCAGGGCCTGCAGCGGGAGCTGGACGGCGAGCGCGAGCGGCGCGAGAAA GCCGAAGGTGATGTGGCAGCTCTCAATCGACGCATCCAGCTCGTTGAGGAGGAGTTGGACAGGGCTCAGGAACGACTGGCCACAGCCctgcagaagctggaggaggcagaaaagGCTGCAGATGAGAGCGAGAG AGGAATGAAGGTGATTGAAAACCGAGCCATGAAAGATGAGGAGAAGATGGAGATTCAGGAGATGCAGCTCAAAGAAGCCAAGCACATTGCTGAGGAGGCTGACCGCAAATACGAGGAG GTAGCTCGTAAGTTGGTCATCCTGGAGGGCGAGCTGGAGAGGGCAGAGGAGCGTGCTGAAGTGTCTGAACT AAAATGTGGTGACCTGGAAGAAGAACTCAAGAATGTCACTAACAATCTGAAGTCGCTAGAGGCTGCATCTGAAAAG TATTCTGAAAAGGAGGATaaatatgaagaagaaattaaacttCTGTCTGACAAACTGAAAGAG GCTGAGACCCGTGCCGAATTTGCAGAGAGAACAGTTGCAAAACTGGAAAAGACAATTGACGACCTGGAAG AAAAACTTGCCCAGGCCAAAGAAGAGAACGTGGGCTTACATCAGACACTGGATCAGACACTAAACGAACTAAACTGTATATAA